In Deltaproteobacteria bacterium, the following proteins share a genomic window:
- the pilM gene encoding type IV pilus assembly protein PilM — MLFAKKEHLIGLDIGSRTVKLGEVVEKGEQRILKKFGMANLPQGAIVEGRIKKPEVVADTIKSLARNLNVKEQNVATSISGYSVIIKKIVVAKMAEEELHDNIQYEAEQYIPFDVQDVNIDFHILGDHEANPNQMNVMLVAAKQEVVNEHIDLLEMADLNPCVLDVDVFVLEKVFEDNYLREEKSVALVDVGANKLNVNIVKNNVSAFTRDVAIGGEEITREIATQFSCSFDEAEDIKLGKDSGKVPKEDLDEIILSFVSNWCSEIRRVTDFYYSTYPDENIKQILLSGGATQTPGFVQHLATETSCKVEMFDPFRSLDINEKDHDTNYLKSIAPQATICIGLASRKVGDK, encoded by the coding sequence ATGCTTTTTGCAAAGAAAGAACACCTCATCGGCCTGGATATCGGTTCCCGGACTGTCAAGCTGGGCGAGGTCGTGGAAAAAGGGGAACAACGGATCCTAAAAAAGTTCGGCATGGCCAACTTGCCGCAAGGCGCCATCGTTGAGGGACGTATTAAGAAACCCGAAGTAGTTGCCGATACTATCAAAAGCCTGGCAAGGAACTTGAACGTAAAAGAGCAAAATGTTGCAACATCGATCTCCGGCTATTCCGTAATTATCAAGAAAATTGTAGTGGCGAAGATGGCGGAGGAGGAACTCCACGACAATATCCAATATGAGGCCGAACAGTACATTCCATTTGATGTCCAAGACGTGAACATTGATTTTCATATACTTGGCGACCATGAAGCGAATCCGAATCAAATGAATGTTATGCTTGTTGCTGCCAAGCAGGAGGTCGTTAATGAACACATAGACCTTCTAGAAATGGCCGATCTCAACCCATGTGTGCTCGATGTCGACGTTTTTGTGTTGGAGAAGGTATTTGAAGACAATTACCTGCGGGAAGAAAAGAGTGTTGCGCTCGTAGATGTTGGAGCCAATAAACTCAATGTCAATATTGTTAAGAATAATGTGTCCGCATTTACCCGAGACGTGGCTATCGGCGGAGAAGAAATCACTAGAGAGATTGCCACACAGTTTTCTTGTTCCTTTGACGAGGCAGAGGACATAAAGCTGGGCAAGGATTCCGGCAAGGTGCCCAAGGAAGACCTCGATGAGATCATCTTGTCCTTTGTCTCAAACTGGTGCAGTGAAATCAGGCGGGTGACAGACTTCTACTATTCCACATATCCTGACGAGAATATTAAGCAAATTCTCTTGAGCGGAGGCGCAACTCAGACCCCGGGGTTTGTCCAGCACCTGGCGACAGAGACTTCTTGTAAGGTGGAGATGTTCGATCCCTTCAGGTCTCTGGACATCAATGAAAAGGATCATGACACGAATTATCTTAAGAGCATAGCCCCTCAAGCTACTATCTGCATCGGCCTGGCATCCAGGAAGGTGGGCGACAAATGA
- a CDS encoding helix-turn-helix domain-containing protein: MGRNALKEIRESLLISKAELARKARVSPITIDRIEKGKNCRLETKRKLLLALGYRLTDKNKIFAD; encoded by the coding sequence ATGGGCAGGAATGCGCTAAAAGAAATACGGGAATCGCTTTTGATAAGCAAGGCCGAACTTGCGAGAAAGGCCCGAGTCTCACCCATAACCATTGATAGAATCGAAAAGGGGAAAAATTGCCGCTTGGAGACAAAAAGAAAGCTCCTCTTGGCTCTCGGCTACAGACTTACCGACAAGAACAAGATATTCGCTGACTAA
- a CDS encoding PilN domain-containing protein, with product MIRINLLPIRAARKKENIRRQVSVFCLCLVFAFCVMAYLAISTNRKISKLNQDIELAQSDLKKYEAIAKQVNKITKELRKLEAKMDVIVKLEANRTGPVRFMDALTNYVVADKMWLKSLTEKNGTIKLAGVASDNKTVADFMTRLEESPVFGGVDLISSKQVKLKQDKKFKEFILTCMLSRQPQKKPTTP from the coding sequence ATGATCAGGATTAACCTTTTACCAATTCGAGCCGCACGCAAGAAGGAAAACATTCGTCGTCAGGTCTCCGTCTTCTGCCTGTGTCTTGTTTTTGCCTTTTGTGTAATGGCTTACCTTGCAATTTCGACGAACCGCAAGATATCCAAGCTCAACCAAGACATCGAATTGGCCCAGTCAGACCTGAAAAAATATGAGGCGATAGCCAAGCAGGTGAATAAGATTACAAAAGAGCTTCGGAAACTCGAAGCAAAGATGGATGTTATAGTCAAGCTTGAAGCGAATCGAACCGGTCCGGTCCGTTTCATGGATGCCCTCACCAACTACGTGGTGGCAGACAAGATGTGGCTTAAGAGCCTGACGGAAAAGAACGGAACCATTAAGCTTGCAGGTGTGGCTAGCGACAACAAGACTGTTGCAGATTTCATGACTCGGCTTGAAGAATCGCCCGTTTTTGGTGGTGTTGACCTCATATCTTCAAAGCAAGTCAAACTGAAGCAGGACAAAAAGTTTAAAGAGTTCATATTGACCTGTATGCTGAGCCGACAACCCCAGAAGAAACCGACAACCCCTTGA